From the Limanda limanda chromosome 2, fLimLim1.1, whole genome shotgun sequence genome, one window contains:
- the si:dkey-117m1.4 gene encoding uncharacterized protein si:dkey-117m1.4 isoform X1: MADTVLSLFDHRDRDRLDGDGDGVRPAPPLRGRGCGRKRKGTPVKVFVTHTEEESVPEHNFSPGDRKEAAENKRSTLDGHFYNTESLPHNCGPSEQAHERDSTGSKISSCSASTPASSAPTPTPLSAPAPATATSAQAATLTPASTAPAAPTASAPAPTASSFPPSPNCRIREVHCGSQVRLVVIAIRDITKGEEITVDYSLTEWGENLGFRGTVSPVQHECNSDTENNNNIKKEDEPLSLSAQQRQQQQDYVTPSWSLSPSSSPISHSDASDSDAGDEDNTSPRGRALRRRKKRRGTPSKKKTPNRMPPGRPSPVSPASVAHHNRQPPLSHPPAQSSPPCSSSSSPVKPVFKAPAPLGANSTSNINTSVPRVGVSIDSMRQTCEYCGRHFRSLGRHLDKHHAHQPEVCSALVERYTQMPRLHAHNTNLTTTHLHTQQLSRSSQVAVQSRSSDLPQSGVQDLSMSPPTLTAAHQSPTSSGRTSTPPVLTPPRGQNAVPVSVLKRSPPPVAVMQPRKGAMRRFKNDPQVEDEEDEDEEDVEVVEVTRPKEEDDVEVVCPQSYGSKLAKEMEPPKEEEEVEEEEEEEEEEENGVMEVDEESGAEDKDKDLLSGSGRHHLLPLLSSLSSLVLYLRRLQHSAFLSLSRQLQSAEAWRLLCHSSLALLILYNRRRECEVSKLSIAEYRARITPQCPVPVPPGAPPALTPLEASLSPFERLVLPHLPRVGVQGKRGRVQPLILPPHCEPCLELLLQTRQDVGVDPANQYVFARPYHSPATPLRGTDLLRSLARSSGTRNPRALTQTRVRRQVAILTQLLLLGEGEEPGQPGGSAVERLEHFLEREYHVTQSCGGIGQDPGLMGRVGRVVLCGERDGVLFRGMSLNHICLELDVMSGNSADSYSEGESDGETVKEKPEIPSPAPAPTPTPTLLYVRKGKNNGRVGRPKKLKNAQPAPPPPPAQPINRRRGSGQLTSGKRGVLKRPWSEAERAAVEEHLTRNITELRVPAKADCERCLQQCPLLVSNHRDWRAIKFYCHNRIQLLKKNQRRDSDPQPLTVC, translated from the exons GCGCGGCTGTGGAAGGAAACGGAAAGGGACACCTGTAAAAGTCTTTGTTAcacacacggaggaggagagcgtgCCTGAACACAACTTCagtccag GTGATCGTAAGGAAGCAGCAGAGAATAAACGGTCGACACTGGATGGACACTTTTACAACACAGAGTCTCTGCCCCACAACTG TGGTCCATCAGAGCAGGCTCATGAGAGAGACTCCACTGGATCCAAGATCAGCTCCTGCTCGGCCTCCACACCAGCTTCCTCAGCACCAACCCCAACACCGCTCTCCGCTCCTGCCCCCGCCACGGCAACCTCGGCTCAGGCCGCGACTCTGACTCCAGCGTCCACTGCTCCGGCAGCTCCAACAGCCTCTGCTCCGGCCCCAACGGCTagctccttccctccctccccaaacTGCCGCATCCGAGAGGTCCACTGTGGCAGCCAGGTGCGGCTGGTGGTCATCGCCATCCGGGACATCACCAAGGGGGAGGAGATCACTGTGGACTACAGTTTGACCGAATGGGGAGAAAACCTG ggtTTCCGGGGTACCGTGTCTCCAGTGCAACACGAGTGTAACTCTGACACTGAGAATAACAACAATATCAAAAAG GAGGATGagcccctctctctgtcagctCAGCAGCGTCAACAACAGCAGGACTACGTCACCCCCTCTTGGTCCCtatccccctcctcctcccccataTCCCACTCTGATGCCAGTGACTCAGATGCCGGGGATGAGGACAACACCAGTCCTCGTGGACGTGCACTACGTCGCCGCAAGAAACGGCGCGGCACCCCTTCAAAGAAAAAGACCCCCAATCGGATGCCACCCGGGCGCCCTTCACCAGTCTCCCCTGCCAGCGTTGCGCATCACAACAGGCAACCCCCTTTATCCCATCCTCCGGCGCAATCCTCCCCACCctgctcgtcttcctcctctccagttAAGCCTGTGTTCAAAGCCCCGGCTCCACTCGGCGCCAACAGCACAAGCAACATCAACACAAGTGTCCCTAGAGTAGGAGTGTCTATAGACTCCATGCGCCAAACCTGTGAGTACTGTGGCCGCCATTTTCGCTCCCTGGGACGCCACTTAGACAAACACCACGCACACCAACCAGAAGTGTGCTCGGCCCTTGTTGAGCGCTACACACAGATGCCGCGCCtgcatgcacacaacacaaaccttaCCACAACTCACTTACACACTCAGCAGCTCTCAAGGTCGTCACAGGTCGCGGTACAGAGCCGCAGCTCAGATCTTCCTCAGAGTGGCGTCCAGGACCTCTCCATGTCTCCACCCACTCTCACAGCAGCCCACCAATCCCCAACCTCCTCTGGAAGGACCTCCACCCCACCAGTGCTGACTCCTCCACGAGGACAGAATGCAGTGCCAGTGTCTGTTCTTAAGAGGAGCCCACCCCCTGTGGCTGTGATGCAGCCAAGGAAGGGAGCAATGAGGAGGTTTAAGAATGACCCACaggtggaggatgaagaggatgaagatgaagaagatgtgGAGGTTGTGGAGGTAACAAGGCCCAAAGAGGAGGACGATGTAGAGGTGGTGTGTCCTCAGTCCTACGGCAGCAAGTTGGCCAAAGAGATGGAGCCaccaaaagaggaggaagaagtggaagaggaggaagaagaggaagaggaggaagagaatggAGTGATGGAGGTGGACGAGGAGAGTGGTGCCGAGGATAAAGATAAGGACTTGCTGAG TGGGTCCGGGCGTCACCACTTGCTGCCCCTGCTCTCGTCCTTGTCCTCTCTGGTCCTGTACCTTCGTCGTCTCCAGCACTCGGCCTTTCTGTCCTTGTCTCGGCAGCTGCAGTCAGCCGAGGCCTGGCGCCTTCTCTGCCACTCCAGTCTGGCTCTCCTAATCCTGTACAACCGACGACGTGAGTGCGAGGTCTCCAAACTGTCCATTGCTGAATACCGTGCTCGCATCACTCCCCAGTGCCCAGTTCCCGTCCCACCTGGTGCCCCTCCGGCTCTCACCCCATTGGAGGCCTCTCTGTCCCCCTTTGAACGCCTTGTGCTTCCTCATCTCCCCAGAGTTGGAGTTCAGGGTAAACGTGGGCGAGTCCAGCCCCTTATCCTCCCCCCTCACTGTGAGCCATGTCTGGAGCTCTTACTGCAGACACGGCAGGATGTAGGAGTCGACCCGGCAAACCAGTATGTGTTTGCCAGGCCCTACCACTCCCCCGCCACACCACTGCGAGGAACTGATCTCCTCCGCAGCCTGGCCCGCTCTAGCGGTACCCGCAATCCCCGTGCCCTGACTCAGACCAGGGTTCGCCGCCAGGTGGCGATCCTGACCCAGCTGTTGCTTCTGGGTGAAGGAGAGGAGCCTGGGCAGCCAGGAGGCAGCGCTGTGGAGAGGCTGGAGCACTTCCTGGAGAGGGAGTACCATGTGACACAGAGCTGTGGCGGAATTGGCCAAGACCCAGGCCTAATGGGCAGAGTGGGTCGAGTCGTGCtttgtggagagagagatggagtccTGTTCAGAGGAATGAGCCTGAACCACATCTGCCTGGAACTGGATG TTATGTCAGGGAACTCTGCAGACTCATACTCAGAGGGAGAGTCTGATGGGGAGACGGTGAAGGAGAAGCCAGAGattccctctcctgctcctgctccaactcctacaCCTACCCTGCTCTATGTCAGGAAGGGCAAGAACAATGGGCGGGTGGGACGACCAAAGAAGCTCAAGAACGCCCAGCCAgcccctccgcctcctccggCTCAACCTATAAACCGCAGGAGAGGCTCAGGTCAGCTCACATCAG GGAAGCGAGGCGTCCTGAAGCGTCCCTGGTCAGAGGCGGAGCGCGCGGCCGTCGAGGAGCACCTGACCCGAAACATCACCGAGCTCCGAGTCCCCGCCAAGGCCGACTGTGAGCGCTGCCTGCAGcagtgccccctgctggtcagcaACCACCGCGACTGGCGTGCCATCAAGTTCTACTGCCACAACCGCATTCAGCTGCTGAAGAAGAACCAGCGGCGTGACAGCGACCCTCAGCCCCTCACCGTCTGCTGA
- the ankrd49 gene encoding ankyrin repeat domain-containing protein 49: MEFPEDFNQLELLNTHGHLIPRGTSSLWTGSNDVEEEEEEEEEGERSEEWYLGKEEALKDKPVELILWAAENNRLSPIHRLLSADPRLVHCCDADGYTPLHRAAYSGHVEVVSALLAAGSRVDPRTVDGWTPLHSACRWSRVTVGSLLLRRGAELNAQTNGGLTPLHLAASHASSSKTDSAQTLELLLSHRHLKPGLLSSTGESASEVARRSGPHHFLFEIVEDCVKVVPDS, from the exons ATGGAGTTTCCTGAAGATTTCAATCAACTCGAGCTTCTGAACACACATGGACACTTGATCCCCCGTGGAACCAGCAGCCTGTGGACAGGCAGCAAtgatgtggaggaagaggaagaggaggaggaggaaggggaacGTAGCGAGGAGTGGTATCTAGGAAAGGAGGAAGCTCTCAAAGACAAACCAGTTGAGCTCATTCTCTGGGCTGCAGAAAACAATCGT CTTTCACCCATCCACAGACTATTATCAGCTGATCCACGGCTGGTGCACTGCTGTGATGCGGACGGGTACACCCCCCTGCACCGTGCAGCCTACAGCGGCCATGTGGAGGTCGTTTCTGCTTTACTCGCCGCCGGCTCACGGGTTGACCCCCGCACCGTGGATGGCTGGACGCCCCTTCACAGCGCCTGCCGGTGGAGCCGCGTCACCGTGGGGAGTCTCCTCCTGCGGCGAGGAGCCGAGCTGAATGCCCAGACCAATGGCGGGCTCACGCCACTACACCTGGCCGCTTCGCACGCCAGCTCCTCAAAGACAGACTCCGCCCAGacgctggagctgctgctgtcccACAGACACCTGAAGCCGGGGCTTCTCAGCAGCACCGGGGAGTCGGCTAGTGAGGTGGCCCGCCGCAGCGGCccgcatcacttcctgtttgagatTGTAGAGGACTGTGTCAAAGTGGTACCAGACTCGTGA
- the si:dkey-117m1.4 gene encoding uncharacterized protein si:dkey-117m1.4 isoform X2, which translates to MADTVLSLFDHRDRDRLDGDGDGVRPAPPLRGRGCGRKRKGTPVKVFVTHTEEESVPEHNFSPGDRKEAAENKRSTLDGHFYNTESLPHNCGPSEQAHERDSTGSKISSCSASTPASSAPTPTPLSAPAPATATSAQAATLTPASTAPAAPTASAPAPTASSFPPSPNCRIREVHCGSQVRLVVIAIRDITKGEEITVDYSLTEWGENLGFRGTVSPVQHECNSDTENNNNIKKEDEPLSLSAQQRQQQQDYVTPSWSLSPSSSPISHSDASDSDAGDEDNTSPRGRALRRRKKRRGTPSKKKTPNRMPPGRPSPVSPASVAHHNRQPPLSHPPAQSSPPCSSSSSPVKPVFKAPAPLGANSTSNINTSVPRVGVSIDSMRQTCEYCGRHFRSLGRHLDKHHAHQPEVCSALVERYTQMPRLHAHNTNLTTTHLHTQQLSRSSQVAVQSRSSDLPQSGVQDLSMSPPTLTAAHQSPTSSGRTSTPPVLTPPRGQNAVPVSVLKRSPPPVAVMQPRKGAMRRFKNDPQVEDEEDEDEEDVEVVEVTRPKEEDDVEVVCPQSYGSKLAKEMEPPKEEEEVEEEEEEEEEEENGVMEVDEESGAEDKDKDLLSGSGRHHLLPLLSSLSSLVLYLRRLQHSAFLSLSRQLQSAEAWRLLCHSSLALLILYNRRRECEVSKLSIAEYRARITPQCPVPVPPGAPPALTPLEASLSPFERLVLPHLPRVGVQGKRGRVQPLILPPHCEPCLELLLQTRQDVGVDPANQYVFARPYHSPATPLRGTDLLRSLARSSGTRNPRALTQTRVRRQVAILTQLLLLGEGEEPGQPGGSAVERLEHFLEREYHVTQSCGGIGQDPGLMGRVGRVVLCGERDGVLFRGMSLNHICLELDVMSGNSADSYSEGESDGETVKEKPEIPSPAPAPTPTPTLLYVRKGKNNGRVGRPKKLKNAQPAPPPPPAQPINRRRGSGKRGVLKRPWSEAERAAVEEHLTRNITELRVPAKADCERCLQQCPLLVSNHRDWRAIKFYCHNRIQLLKKNQRRDSDPQPLTVC; encoded by the exons GCGCGGCTGTGGAAGGAAACGGAAAGGGACACCTGTAAAAGTCTTTGTTAcacacacggaggaggagagcgtgCCTGAACACAACTTCagtccag GTGATCGTAAGGAAGCAGCAGAGAATAAACGGTCGACACTGGATGGACACTTTTACAACACAGAGTCTCTGCCCCACAACTG TGGTCCATCAGAGCAGGCTCATGAGAGAGACTCCACTGGATCCAAGATCAGCTCCTGCTCGGCCTCCACACCAGCTTCCTCAGCACCAACCCCAACACCGCTCTCCGCTCCTGCCCCCGCCACGGCAACCTCGGCTCAGGCCGCGACTCTGACTCCAGCGTCCACTGCTCCGGCAGCTCCAACAGCCTCTGCTCCGGCCCCAACGGCTagctccttccctccctccccaaacTGCCGCATCCGAGAGGTCCACTGTGGCAGCCAGGTGCGGCTGGTGGTCATCGCCATCCGGGACATCACCAAGGGGGAGGAGATCACTGTGGACTACAGTTTGACCGAATGGGGAGAAAACCTG ggtTTCCGGGGTACCGTGTCTCCAGTGCAACACGAGTGTAACTCTGACACTGAGAATAACAACAATATCAAAAAG GAGGATGagcccctctctctgtcagctCAGCAGCGTCAACAACAGCAGGACTACGTCACCCCCTCTTGGTCCCtatccccctcctcctcccccataTCCCACTCTGATGCCAGTGACTCAGATGCCGGGGATGAGGACAACACCAGTCCTCGTGGACGTGCACTACGTCGCCGCAAGAAACGGCGCGGCACCCCTTCAAAGAAAAAGACCCCCAATCGGATGCCACCCGGGCGCCCTTCACCAGTCTCCCCTGCCAGCGTTGCGCATCACAACAGGCAACCCCCTTTATCCCATCCTCCGGCGCAATCCTCCCCACCctgctcgtcttcctcctctccagttAAGCCTGTGTTCAAAGCCCCGGCTCCACTCGGCGCCAACAGCACAAGCAACATCAACACAAGTGTCCCTAGAGTAGGAGTGTCTATAGACTCCATGCGCCAAACCTGTGAGTACTGTGGCCGCCATTTTCGCTCCCTGGGACGCCACTTAGACAAACACCACGCACACCAACCAGAAGTGTGCTCGGCCCTTGTTGAGCGCTACACACAGATGCCGCGCCtgcatgcacacaacacaaaccttaCCACAACTCACTTACACACTCAGCAGCTCTCAAGGTCGTCACAGGTCGCGGTACAGAGCCGCAGCTCAGATCTTCCTCAGAGTGGCGTCCAGGACCTCTCCATGTCTCCACCCACTCTCACAGCAGCCCACCAATCCCCAACCTCCTCTGGAAGGACCTCCACCCCACCAGTGCTGACTCCTCCACGAGGACAGAATGCAGTGCCAGTGTCTGTTCTTAAGAGGAGCCCACCCCCTGTGGCTGTGATGCAGCCAAGGAAGGGAGCAATGAGGAGGTTTAAGAATGACCCACaggtggaggatgaagaggatgaagatgaagaagatgtgGAGGTTGTGGAGGTAACAAGGCCCAAAGAGGAGGACGATGTAGAGGTGGTGTGTCCTCAGTCCTACGGCAGCAAGTTGGCCAAAGAGATGGAGCCaccaaaagaggaggaagaagtggaagaggaggaagaagaggaagaggaggaagagaatggAGTGATGGAGGTGGACGAGGAGAGTGGTGCCGAGGATAAAGATAAGGACTTGCTGAG TGGGTCCGGGCGTCACCACTTGCTGCCCCTGCTCTCGTCCTTGTCCTCTCTGGTCCTGTACCTTCGTCGTCTCCAGCACTCGGCCTTTCTGTCCTTGTCTCGGCAGCTGCAGTCAGCCGAGGCCTGGCGCCTTCTCTGCCACTCCAGTCTGGCTCTCCTAATCCTGTACAACCGACGACGTGAGTGCGAGGTCTCCAAACTGTCCATTGCTGAATACCGTGCTCGCATCACTCCCCAGTGCCCAGTTCCCGTCCCACCTGGTGCCCCTCCGGCTCTCACCCCATTGGAGGCCTCTCTGTCCCCCTTTGAACGCCTTGTGCTTCCTCATCTCCCCAGAGTTGGAGTTCAGGGTAAACGTGGGCGAGTCCAGCCCCTTATCCTCCCCCCTCACTGTGAGCCATGTCTGGAGCTCTTACTGCAGACACGGCAGGATGTAGGAGTCGACCCGGCAAACCAGTATGTGTTTGCCAGGCCCTACCACTCCCCCGCCACACCACTGCGAGGAACTGATCTCCTCCGCAGCCTGGCCCGCTCTAGCGGTACCCGCAATCCCCGTGCCCTGACTCAGACCAGGGTTCGCCGCCAGGTGGCGATCCTGACCCAGCTGTTGCTTCTGGGTGAAGGAGAGGAGCCTGGGCAGCCAGGAGGCAGCGCTGTGGAGAGGCTGGAGCACTTCCTGGAGAGGGAGTACCATGTGACACAGAGCTGTGGCGGAATTGGCCAAGACCCAGGCCTAATGGGCAGAGTGGGTCGAGTCGTGCtttgtggagagagagatggagtccTGTTCAGAGGAATGAGCCTGAACCACATCTGCCTGGAACTGGATG TTATGTCAGGGAACTCTGCAGACTCATACTCAGAGGGAGAGTCTGATGGGGAGACGGTGAAGGAGAAGCCAGAGattccctctcctgctcctgctccaactcctacaCCTACCCTGCTCTATGTCAGGAAGGGCAAGAACAATGGGCGGGTGGGACGACCAAAGAAGCTCAAGAACGCCCAGCCAgcccctccgcctcctccggCTCAACCTATAAACCGCAGGAGAGGCTCAG GGAAGCGAGGCGTCCTGAAGCGTCCCTGGTCAGAGGCGGAGCGCGCGGCCGTCGAGGAGCACCTGACCCGAAACATCACCGAGCTCCGAGTCCCCGCCAAGGCCGACTGTGAGCGCTGCCTGCAGcagtgccccctgctggtcagcaACCACCGCGACTGGCGTGCCATCAAGTTCTACTGCCACAACCGCATTCAGCTGCTGAAGAAGAACCAGCGGCGTGACAGCGACCCTCAGCCCCTCACCGTCTGCTGA